From Bradyrhizobium sp. sBnM-33:
CTAAGATCAGCTCGAGAAGCTCGAGCGATGTTGGATCGAACCAGTGCGCGTCCTCAAGCACTGAGAGAACCGGCCGTCGCTGGGCCAGGCCTTCGAGCTGTGCGAGAAGCACCTCCAGTGTCTTGCGCTTCTGGGTCTGTGGCATGAGGTCGAGCGGCGGGTATCGACCGTCCGTTGGAATGCCGAGGAGAGCCGCGATGAGCGGCACGGCTTCGGTGAGATCGTCGGTCCCTTGCGCAAGCAAAGACACGAGCTTGGAGAGCCGCATTGGAGGTGTGTCGTCACGCTCGAACGCCGCCGCTCGTTCAAGCTGGTCGATGAATGGCCAGAGCACAGTATTGGCGTGGTATGGCAAGGCACGATGGGAAATTCGAGTGTGCGGCTCGTCGGCGATCCGCTCTCGGAGCGCCTCGATGAGTCGCGACTTGCCGATTCCGGCCTCCCCGGCGAGAAGCATCGCCTGACCCTCGCCATTCTTGGCGAGATGCCAGCGCTCGAGGAGAAGTCCCAATTCCTGCTCCCGCCCAACGAGCGGGTTCAGGCCCGCTGTGTGGAGTGCCTCAAAGCGGCTCTCCGCTGCGCCCGTGCGGACTATCCGCCAAGCGTTGATCGGTTTTCCGAAGCCCCGCAGTTCGCATGGTCCGAGGTCGTCGAGCTCGAACAGCCCGCCGAGCAGGCGCCGTGTTTGCTCAGCGACGACGACTTCGCCGCTCCCGGCTACGGCCTGCAGGCGGGCGGCGAGGTTCGGGGTGTCGCCGACGACCGCTTCCTCCTGCGCCGCACCAGTGCCGAGAAGATCACCTACGACGACGAGCCCTGTCGCGATCCCAATCCGCGCGGCAAGCGGGTGGCCGTCTGGCGACCGCAAACGGCCCACGGCCTCGATGGTCGCGAGGCTGGCTGCCACCGCCCTCTCAGCCTCGTCCTCGTGCGCACGCGGCCAGCCGAAGTAGGCCAACACGCCGTCACCCATGAACTTGGCAAGGTGTCCCTCGAAGCGTGTGATCTCGCCCGCGACTGCGTTTTGGTAGGCGGTCAGCGTCTCCCGCATGTCCTCGGGATCGAGCCGCGTGGAAAGAGACGTCGAGCCGACAAGGTCGACGATCATCACTGTGAGTTGGCGGCGCTCCGCGTGCGGCCGCCGGATTGAGGCGGTGGACGACGGCGCGGCCTCCAGGGCAGCGATCGCCGTTAGCAGCTTTTTTCTGTGTCCGAGCGGCAGACCAAGCTTCTCGAAGTCGGCGTCCGTGAGCGACGGCAGCACGTCAGCATCGATGGCCTGCTCGCGGAACAGCGCCGAATATTTGGAAAGGCCGAGATCTTCAAGCCACTGCGCGACGTCCATTCCGCGACGCTCCGCCAGCCAGTCCCGTTGCGAAGTTTAGCAGAGAATGGGACACTACGCGGGGATTGCTTGCCTGCGCTTGCTCGCCGTCGACCGGAGATCCCGCCGGCAACGGCCAGCCATCGACAGGCGACGCGAGGCAAAGACCAAATCTGCCGCATGATGCTGACGCCGGCACGCCCCAATAGGATCCGAACATATGCCCCGCAGCATACATCCGTGGTCCAGAAATCTCCGCCACTGGTTCGGGTCTGGACCGGCCCTCCAAGATGGCGGTGCAATTTAGCAACCTTCCCGTTCAAAACTAACCGACGCATTGATGAAGAATTGATCGGAGCGAGTGTCAAAGCAGGTTTAGTGCGAGCACCATTGTGCTAAGTAACGAGCACCATTGCGAAGGAAAAAGCATAACTTCGAGTGGGACTGCTCTTGTGGGGCGGCCTGCATCGTTAGCGAAGTCTGCCGTCCCGCGGTCAACACCGTTCAAGGGAGGATAAGATGTCGCTTGATCGTCGTCATTTCCTTGCAGCTGCCGGGGGCGCTGTGGTTGGCCTCGTTGGTGAGTCGTCGATTGGAGGTGGTGCCCGAGCTCGCGCACCAGTCTCAAGAAGTCAGGCGCCAGGATTCTATCGGTTCAGTCTCGGGCAGTTCCAACTCACCGTCGTAAGCGACGGCACAATAGCCTTTCCAGCGGAGGCGCTCTGGCCAGAGGCGCCTAAAGCGGAACGCGATGCCGTCCTTGCCTCGGACTTCCAGCCCACGGACAAATCTACGCTCCAGGTGAATGTGTTGGCCGTGAATACGGGGATCGCCTTGTACTCATCGACGCAGGCTCACGGGGAAAGATGCAGCAGCAGCCGACCGCAGGCCGTCTACTTCAGAACCTTGCGGCCGCCGAGATCAAGCCGGAGGAGGTCGACACAATCCTGATCACGCATGCCCATCCGGATCACCTGTGGGGGTGGCTAACGCAAGTGACACCGAGCGGACCTTTCCAAACGCCGAATCTGTGATCGGCGAAGCGGAATTGAATTTTGGATGCAGCCTCAGCATCCGTTTGAAAGTCATGCTCGTTGGGGCGGCCTTTATCGCCAGAACATGAAACGCTCGCGGCGATCAATGATCGGATTCGGACGGTGAAGCCGGACGGCGAGGTGGTCCCGGGCATAACGGCGATAGCGACACCCGGGCACACGCCCGGCCACACCTCGGTCCAGATCGCGTCCGGTTCTAGCCAGCTCTGTACGGGAGATGTTGTTGGGAACCGCGCCGTCGCCTTCCAGCACCCCGATTGGCGCGGCGGGTTCGACCTGGATCTCGATCAAGGCGCGAAGACACGCCGAGCCTTTCTCGATCGATGTGCGAGCGAGAAGGTGATGGTCTCGACCTACCATCTCCCGTTTCCCGGGATTGGTCATGTCGTTCGCGCCGGCACAGCGTTCAGATGGCTCCCAAGCGATTGGAATTGGGACGGCGTAAGTCCCACTTAAGTCCACCCAGCCCAACTGGCCGATCATTGTGTGAAAGAGGAGGAGATCATGCAAGCCATGGCCACTGAAGCCTTCATCGGCAACATGCGCGGCCCCGTCATCAGGCGAACGGACGCCGACTATGACGCCGTACGCAGCCTCTACAACGGGATGATCGATAAGAGTCCGGAGATGATTGCGCGATGCGCCGACGTCGCTGACGTTGTAGCCGCCGTAAATTTTGCAAGGCAGAACGATCTTAAGGTTGCGATCCGCGGAGGCGGACACAACGGGCCGGGCCTTGGCAGTGTCGATGACGGGCTGATGATCGACATGTCCATGATGAAGGGCGTGCGGGTCAATCCCACCGCCCGTACTGTGCGCGCCAGTCCCGGCTGCACGCAGGGCGATGTCGACCACGCCACACATGTCTACGGGCTCGCAGTGCCGGCGGGTATCGTTTCGACGACCGGGATCGCCGGCCTCACCCTCGGCGGCGGCACCGGATACCTCACCCGCAAGCACGGCCTCACCAGCGACAATCTGCTTGAGGCGGATGTCGTGCTCGCCGACGGTCGCATTGTCACGGCCAACAAATCAGAGAACGCTGATCTTTATTGGGGCCTGCGCGGCGGTGGCGGCAATTTTGGCATCGTCACAAGCTTCCTGTTCCAGGCCCATCCGGTGAACATGGTCTATGCCGGTCCAATCTTCTGGGATCTCAAAGATGCCCGGACCGTCATGCAGACGTACCGGGTTCCTGCCTGGCGCCCCCGAGGAGCTCGGGGCCTTTGTCGGGTTGAAGACCGTTCCGCCGGTAGACCCGTTCCCGGCTGAGCATCAGGGTAAGCGCGCCTGCGCCATCATCGCCTGCTACAATGGTCCGACAGAAGACGGCCAGGCGGTCATGGCCAAGTTGCTCGGAACGCTACCCCCGCCGCTCTTCAACTGGATGGGCGAAATGCCTTATCCAGCCCTCCAGTCCATGTTCGATCCGTTCTTCCCGAAAGGTCTGCAATGGTACTGGCGCGGCGATTTTGTGAAAGAACTGACCGACGAAGCGATTGACGCCCATATCGCCCAAGCACAGAAACTGCCGAGCTCGCTCTCGCTCATGCATCTTTATCCGATCGACGGCGCCGTCCGTCGCATTGGCAAGAGCGACACTGCCTGGAATACGCGCGACGCGACCTGGTCGATGGTCATCGCCGGCATCGATCCCAATCCGCAAAAGGCGGGCGAAATCACCCGCTGGACCAAAGGCTATTGGGAGGCCGTGCATCCATACTCGGCTGACGGTGGTTATGTGAATTTCATGATGGACGATGGGGACGACAGTAGGCTCAAAGCAACATATGGCGACAACTACGATCGTCTTGTTGCATTGAAAGCCAAGTATGACCCGACAAACTTCTTCTGCGTGAATCAGAACATCAGACCGCTGCACTCGTAGACGATCACGTCTGCCGAACGATTCAAGCTGCGAAATGCTGTGCCGGCATTCGGCGAGGGCGGGCAACTTCAAGTCCGGAGAGGAATGGCCGCCACAAAACAAAAGGCGCTTCCTTCCGGGAGCGCCTTTCGCATTTCTCGGGCAGTGAGTGACGCCGGCGGGAAATCCCGCCAATGATTACTGCGAATAATACATCTCGAACTCGACCGGATGCGGGGTCATTTCGAAACGCTCGACCTCAGTCATCTTGAGCTCGATGAAGCTGTCGATGAAGTCGTCGTCGAACACGCCGCCGTTCTTGAGGAAGGCGCGGTCCTTGTCGAGATTTTCCAGCGCCTCGCGGAGCGAGCCGCATACAGTCGGGATCAGCTTCAGCTCTTCCTTCGGCAGATCGTAAAGGTCCTTGTCCATGGCCGGACCCGGATCGATCTTGTTCTTGATGCCGTCGAGGCCTGCCATCAGCATCGCGGCGAAGCCGAGATAGGGATTGGCCATCGGGTCGGGGAAGCGGACTTCGACGCGCTTGGCCTTCGGGTTTGCCGTATAGGGGATGCGGCAGGCGGCCGAACGGTTGCGCGCGGAGTAGGCGAGCAGCACAGGGGCTTCATAGCCCGGCACCAGGCGCTTGTAGGAGTTGGTCGACGGGTTGGTGAAGGCGTTGATCGCCTTGGCGTGCTTGATGACGCCGCCGATGTAGTGGAGGCAGGTCTCCGAGAGGTCGGCATATTTGTTGCCGGCGAACACCGGCTTGCCGTCCCTCCAGATCGACTGGTGGCAGTGCATGCCCGAACCGTTGTCGCCGTAGACCGGCTTCGGCATGAAGGTGGCGGTCTTGCCGTAGATGTGCGCGACCTGGTGGATGCAGTATTTGTAGATCTGCATCTGGTCGGCCATCAGCGTCATGGTGTCGAACTTCATGCCGAGCTCATGCTGGGCGGAAGCGACTTCGTGGTGATGCTTCTCGACCTTGACGCCCATCTTGGCCATAGCGCCAAGCATTTCCGAGCGCATGTCCTGCACCGAGTCCTGCGGCGGCACGGGGAAGTAGCCGGCCTTGGTGCGGATGCGGTGACCGAGGTTGCCGCCCTCATATTCGGTGTCCGAATTGATCGGCAATTCCGAGGAGTCGAGCTTGAACCCGGTGTTGTAAGGCGTGGTCTGGTAGCGCACGTCGTCGAATACGAAGAACTCGGCCTCGGGACCGAAGAACACGGTATCGCCGACGCCCATCGACTTGACCATGGCCTCCGCCTTCTTGGCGATGCCGCGGGGGTCGCGGTTGTAAGGCTCGCCGGTGGTCGGCTCCAGCACGTCGCAGACGATGACCATGGTGGTCTCGGCGAAGAACGGATCGATCGTCGCGGTGGCCGGGTCGGGCATCAGGTTCATGTCGGATTCGTTGATCGCCTTCCAGCCGGCGATCGAGGAGCCGTCGAACATCTGGCCTTCGGCAAAGGTGTCCTCTTCGATCATGCTGACATCGAAGGTCACGTGCTGCCACTTGCCGCGCGGATCGGTGAAGCGCAGATCGACGTATTTTACGTCGTTGTCCTTGATCGACTTCAGGACGTCTTTAGCGGTCTTCATGAATACCCCTTTTGGCTACGGACGGTTTCCAGAACGCGACATTCGCAGACGATCGAGGCATCGCGAACGAAATCAGGCCGCGGAAGCAGCCCTTTTCTTGTTTTTCAGTCGCAAACTTTCGGATAGCACCCGGCTCAGATAGCGTCCAGCCCGGATTCTCCGGTTCTGATCCGGATCGCTTCCTCGATATTCGAGACGAAGATCTTGCCGTCGCCGATGCGCCCGGTCTGGGCGGCGCGGCGG
This genomic window contains:
- a CDS encoding MBL fold metallo-hydrolase — translated: MQQQPTAGRLLQNLAAAEIKPEEVDTILITHAHPDHLWGWLTQVTPSGPFQTPNL
- a CDS encoding FAD-binding oxidoreductase, producing MQAMATEAFIGNMRGPVIRRTDADYDAVRSLYNGMIDKSPEMIARCADVADVVAAVNFARQNDLKVAIRGGGHNGPGLGSVDDGLMIDMSMMKGVRVNPTARTVRASPGCTQGDVDHATHVYGLAVPAGIVSTTGIAGLTLGGGTGYLTRKHGLTSDNLLEADVVLADGRIVTANKSENADLYWGLRGGGGNFGIVTSFLFQAHPVNMVYAGPIFWDLKDARTVMQTYRVPAWRPRGARGLCRVEDRSAGRPVPG
- a CDS encoding BBE domain-containing protein, with product MKTVPPVDPFPAEHQGKRACAIIACYNGPTEDGQAVMAKLLGTLPPPLFNWMGEMPYPALQSMFDPFFPKGLQWYWRGDFVKELTDEAIDAHIAQAQKLPSSLSLMHLYPIDGAVRRIGKSDTAWNTRDATWSMVIAGIDPNPQKAGEITRWTKGYWEAVHPYSADGGYVNFMMDDGDDSRLKATYGDNYDRLVALKAKYDPTNFFCVNQNIRPLHS
- the glnA gene encoding type I glutamate--ammonia ligase, with amino-acid sequence MKTAKDVLKSIKDNDVKYVDLRFTDPRGKWQHVTFDVSMIEEDTFAEGQMFDGSSIAGWKAINESDMNLMPDPATATIDPFFAETTMVIVCDVLEPTTGEPYNRDPRGIAKKAEAMVKSMGVGDTVFFGPEAEFFVFDDVRYQTTPYNTGFKLDSSELPINSDTEYEGGNLGHRIRTKAGYFPVPPQDSVQDMRSEMLGAMAKMGVKVEKHHHEVASAQHELGMKFDTMTLMADQMQIYKYCIHQVAHIYGKTATFMPKPVYGDNGSGMHCHQSIWRDGKPVFAGNKYADLSETCLHYIGGVIKHAKAINAFTNPSTNSYKRLVPGYEAPVLLAYSARNRSAACRIPYTANPKAKRVEVRFPDPMANPYLGFAAMLMAGLDGIKNKIDPGPAMDKDLYDLPKEELKLIPTVCGSLREALENLDKDRAFLKNGGVFDDDFIDSFIELKMTEVERFEMTPHPVEFEMYYSQ